One region of Eupeodes corollae chromosome 1, idEupCoro1.1, whole genome shotgun sequence genomic DNA includes:
- the LOC129953628 gene encoding glycerophosphocholine phosphodiesterase GPCPD1-like — MATNTVLVVVIVAAMVASSKGFRSDSDYSKMYNRIPGWRPVPKLQWNFSVELDQPLKPNEKIGITGDADFLGTWAPGKALILNRTDLATRWSGSIRFPANSTVNYRYFIGVVDSIGGVQIRKWETHLNGRALKLGADNIVTSDRFGFVDERREVNRGWLNSGHILQFKLFRNPIQLNGLNVDRRIFVKVTPVDYDWSAKEKLLTPIVASGRANIEFVRMQYGNSKIRDQPEYGVPFEIDDILIFHITTNDLKNVAYKFTLYVQDERKPEMIHTLGYQYLYPEAIDGTDGSTELVLMSANWLSSIGTIKIGYLLIKPLSTNEVNFKTTFAHYWRKNWTALDAGHRGLGKSLKLAAEAAPITENTVAAMKEAGLQGADIVEFDVQLTSDLLPIIYHDFFVYVCMNAKTPTSKDDLTQVLIKDLTYEQLKALKTYQVIDSKIIEYPAHNLEPREDYRLFPLFEDFLTKIDPTIGFDIEIKWPQLRSSGKYESIQTIDKNLYVDRILDVMLRKGCGRLSFFTSFDADVCTLLHFKQNMYPVMFLGPSTTNAYVDPRSDNLKQTINNAKAMGLFGVVPHSSNFVKDGSLVKLATDLDLKVFIWGDDSSSTEMVDYFKSLGPTGVVYDRIDLWVPEGKANVFGQEEDLPEFFKKQCSYRNATEAISI; from the coding sequence ATGGCAACAAATACGGTTCTTGTTGTTGTCATTGTGGCAGCTATGGTGGCAAGTTCGAAAGgattccgttcggattcggattaTTCGAAGATGTACAATCGAATTCCTGGATGGCGGCCAGTTCCGAAATTGCAGTGGAATTTCAGCGTAGAGCTTGATCAGCCTCTGAAGCCGAACGAGAAAATTGGTATAACTGGTGATGCGGACTTCCTTGGCACGTGGGCACCCGGTAAAGCTCTCATTCTGAATAGGACAGACTTAGCAACGAGATGGTCGGGCAGTATTCGGTTTCCGGCGAATTCGACTGTGAACTATCGGTATTTCATAGGAGTGGTGGATTCGATTGGCGGAGTGCAGATTCGTAAATGGGAAACACATTTGAATGGCCGGGCTCTGAAGTTGGGAGCTGACAACATCGTAACCTCAGACCGATTTGGTTTTGTCGACGAGCGTCGGGAAGTCAACCGAGGCTGGCTGAACAGTGGGCACATTTTGCAGTTCAAACTCTTTCGGAATCCCATCCAGCTAAACGGTTTGAATGTGGATCGAAGAATTTTCGTGAAGGTAACCCCTGTGGATTACGATTGGAGTGCAAAGGAAAAGCTTCTCACGCCCATTGTGGCCTCGGGAAGGGCAAATATCGAATTCGTTCGTATGCAATATGGAAACAGCAAAATTCGTGATCAACCGGAATATGGTGTTCCCTTTGAGATCGATGATATCTTGATTTTCCACATTACAACCAATGATTTGAAGAATGTTGCCTACAAGTTCACTCTGTATGTGCAAGATGAAAGGAAGCCCGAAATGATCCACACTCTCGGTTATCAGTATTTGTATCCGGAGGCAATCGACGGTACCGATGGCAGCACTGAGCTGGTCCTTATGTCTGCTAATTGGCTAAGTTCGATAGGGACCATCAAGATTGGTTATTTATTGATTAAGCCCCTGTCTACGAATGAGGTGAATTTTAAGACGACATTTGCACACTACTGGCGAAAAAATTGGACAGCACTGGATGCAGGTCATCGAGGGTTGGGAAAGAGTCTTAAACTTGCCGCAGAAGCGGCTCCAATCACAGAAAACACTGTAGCTGCTATGAAGGAAGCAGGTCTTCAGGGTGCTGATATTGTCGAATTTGACGTCCAGCTAACCAGTGATCTTCTTCCCATCATCTATCACGACTTCTTTGTGTATGTCTGCATGAATGCCAAGACGCCAACGAGTAAGGACGACCTGACTCAGGTGCTGATAAAGGATCTAACTTACGAGCAACTTAAAGCACTCAAGACCTATCAGGTAATCGATTCGAAGATAATCGAATATCCCGCTCACAACCTCGAGCCTCGAGAGGATTACCGTTTGTTTCCGCTTTTCGAAGATTTTCTCACCAAAATCGATCCTACGATTGGATTCGATATCGAAATAAAATGGCCGCAGCTCCGTTCGAGTGGGAAATACGAAAGCATTCAAACCATTGACAAGAATCTCTACGTTGATCGAATTCTCGATGTGATGCTGCGCAAGGGTTGTGGTCGTTTAAGTTTCTTCACCAGCTTCGATGCCGATGTGTGCACCCTGTTGCacttcaaacaaaatatgtacCCAGTGATGTTCTTGGGACCAAGTACGACGAACGCCTACGTTGACCCACGTTCGGATAACCTAAAACAAACCATCAACAATGCCAAGGCAATGGGATTGTTTGGAGTTGTTCCACATTCTTCGAATTTCGTCAAAGATGGCAGCCTAGTGAAATTGGCAACCGATTTGGATCTGAAAGTTTTCATTTGGGGCGATGACAGTAGCAGTACGGAGATGGTGGATTATTTCAAGAGTTTGGGACCAACTGGTGTGGTTTATGATCGAATTGATCTATGGGTACCTGAGGGAAAGGCAAATGTTTTCGGTCAAGAGGAAGATTTGCCGGAATTCTTTAAGAAACAGTGTTCATATAGAAATGCCACTGAGGCTATTAGTATATAG
- the LOC129953629 gene encoding glycerophosphocholine phosphodiesterase GPCPD1-like: MTTNGILFIFAVTVLFVSSNGFPSESDYSNNQNSRWRPNPKSLWNFNVVVDDQHLEPNEGVYISGDAESLGAWSPNGALALSKTDSNSNKWSGCAKFPANSVINYRYFIGVVDSMGDVQIRDWETNVDGRTLNLGAKNAAGTTDRFGVIKDRKEVSRGWLNNGYILQFKLFRNPITLENFDESSRIYVKVTPVNYDWSDEKKLLEPIQISSRANVEYIRMEYGNSKIRDQPKRGVPYDRDDIVLFHITTNDLKNVAYKFTLYEQDDRDPEIMQIVGYQYLYPETIDGSEGSTELDLMSKDEISSVGLIKVGYLLVKPISSNKVNLRTTFAHYWRDEWTALDAGHRGLGNSLELIENAAPVIENTVESMKQSVIENADMVEFDVQLTKDLIPIIYHDYVILVSKTGQKPKSKADLKELLIKDLTYEELKNLVTYQVVGSKIIEYRSHNMESRKDYRLFPLFEQFLTEVDHDISFDIEIKWPQMLYSGEMESTQTIDKNLYVDRILDVMLHQGCGRLSFFSSLDADICTLLQFKQNMYPVMFLGPAKPKFYEDPRSDNLEETINNAQAMGMLGIVPHTSNFLTDGSRLDLATDLGLKTFIWGDDSNSTERVDYFKSLGATGVIYDRIDKLIRKEKRSVFAEEQDLPEYFDKQCS; this comes from the coding sequence ATGACAACAAACggtattctttttattttcgctGTGACAGTTCTGTTTGTAAGTTCGAATGGATTCCCATCCGAATCTGACTATTCGAACAATCAAAATTCCCGTTGGCGGCCAAATCCGAAATCGCTGTGGAATTTCAACGTGGTTGTGGATGATCAGCATTTGGAGCCAAATGAAGGAGTTTATATATCGGGCGATGCTGAGTCCCTGGGGGCATGGTCCCCGAATGGAGCTCTCGCGCTAAGCAAGACTGATTCGAATTCGAATAAGTGGTCGGGATGTGCTAAATTTCCAGCTAATTCTGTAATAAACTATCGATACTTTATTGGAGTAGTGGATTCGATGGGAGATGTACAGATTCGTGACTGGGAAACTAATGTGGATGGTAGGACTTTGAATTTGGGAGCGAAGAACGCCGCCGGAACCACGGATAGATTTGGTGTTATCAAAGATCGAAAAGAAGTCAGTCGGGGCTGGCTGAACAATGGGTACATTTTGCAGTTCAAACTCTTCCGAAATCCTATTACGCTGGAAAACTTTGATGAGAGTAGTAGAATTTACGTCAAAGTAACCCCTGTGAACTACGACTGGAGCGATGAGAAGAAACTTCTTGAACCTATTCAAATCTCAAGCAGGGCAAATGTCGAATACATTCGTATGGAGTATGGAAACAGTAAAATTCGTGATCAACCCAAGAGAGGCGTTCCCTATGATAGAGATGATATTGTGTTGTTCCACATTACAACCAATGATCTGAAGAATGTTGCCTACAAATTCACCCTGTACGAGCAAGACGACAGAGACCCTGAAATAATGCAGATTGTCGGTTATCAATACCTCTATCCTGAGACTATTGATGGATCAGAAGGTAGCACTGAACTGGATCTAATGTCAAAGGATGAAATAAGTTCTGTTGGGTTAATCAAAGTTGGCTATTTGTTAGTAAAACCCATATCTTCAAACAAAGTTAATTTGAGAACAACATTTGCTCATTATTGGCGAGACGAATGGACCGCGCTGGACGCAGGTCATCGTGGACTTGGAAATAGTCTTGAACTTATCGAAAATGCAGCACCAGTTATAGAGAATACAGTTGAATCCATGAAGCAATCTGTTATCGAAAATGCTGACATGGTCGAATTTGATGTCCAACTGACAAAAGATCTCATTCCAATTATCTACCATGATTATGTTATTTTGGTTTCCAAAACTGGACAGAAACCGAAAAGCAAAGCTGACCTCAAAGAGTTGCTAATCAAAGATCTAACATACGAGGAACTTAAAAACCTCGTCACTTATCAGGTGGTCGGTTCGAAGATCATCGAATATCGCTCACACAACATGGAGTCCCGAAAAGATTACCGATTGTTCCCACTTTTCGAACAATTTTTAACAGAAGTAGATCATGACATTTCTTTCGATATCGAAATAAAATGGCCACAAATGCTTTATAGCGGCGAAATGGAAAGCACCCAAACTATAGACAAAAATCTATACGTTGATCGAATTCTAGACGTGATGTTACATCAAGGTTGCGGTCGCTTAAGTTTCTTCTCAAGCCTCGATGCTGATATTTGCACATTGCTGCAATTTAAACAGAACATGTATCCAGTGATGTTTTTGGGACCGGCTAAGCCTAAATTCTATGAAGATCCACGTTCGGATAATCTCGAAGAAACCATCAATAATGCTCAAGCCATGGGAATGCTTGGAATTGTTCCACACACGTCGAATTTCCTCACCGACGGTAGTCGATTGGATTTGGCAACTGACTTGGGTTTGAAGACATTCATTTGGGGTGATGATAGTAATAGTACGGAAAGGGTAGACTATTTCAAGAGTTTGGGAGCGACTGGAGTGATTTACGATAGAATCGATAAGTTAATACGTAAGGAAAAGAGGAGTGTATTCGCTGAGGAGCAGGACTTGCCggaatattttgacaaacagtGTTCATAG